From the genome of Phreatobacter cathodiphilus, one region includes:
- a CDS encoding OsmC family protein codes for MNRSASAVWHGTGRDGKGTLTTQSGVLDGTSYSFTTRFEDEKGTNPEELIAAAHAGCFTMALAFALQSKGLTPTELKTEAVVSLEKDGAGFKVSKSALTLSAHVPGISAEDFAEVAKGAKEGCPISKLLNAEITLDASLV; via the coding sequence ATGAATCGTTCCGCAAGCGCCGTCTGGCACGGCACCGGCCGCGACGGCAAAGGCACGCTCACCACCCAGTCGGGCGTGCTCGACGGCACCTCCTATTCCTTCACCACCCGTTTCGAGGACGAGAAGGGCACCAATCCGGAAGAGCTCATCGCGGCCGCCCACGCCGGCTGCTTCACCATGGCGCTGGCTTTTGCGCTGCAGTCGAAGGGCCTGACCCCCACCGAGCTGAAGACCGAGGCGGTGGTCTCCCTGGAGAAGGACGGCGCCGGCTTCAAGGTGTCGAAATCGGCCCTCACGCTCTCGGCCCATGTTCCCGGCATTTCGGCCGAGGATTTTGCCGAGGTGGCGAAGGGCGCCAAGGAGGGCTGCCCGATCTCGAAGCTGCTCAATGCCGAGATCACCCTCGACGCCTCGCTCGTCTGA
- a CDS encoding tRNA1(Val) (adenine(37)-N6)-methyltransferase — MTLLDDPLFEHTADRILGGRVAITQPRVGHRAGHDAVLLAAAVPASPGDRILDLGAGVGAAAFCLAARVPQCFLTLVEIDPALAELAERNAAANGFGNRTRVIVMDALARGAPREKAGLLVGEIDRVITNPPFHDLPRHRPSPGVGKRLAHSGGDELLAGFLRTAVAVLRPGGTVTLIHRADRPDALLAAMKGRFGGITVRPVHPRPGAAAVRLILTGTKGSRAPVSILPGLVLQDSLGQPTPEAEAILREGRGF, encoded by the coding sequence ATGACTCTGCTCGACGACCCCCTCTTCGAACACACGGCCGACCGGATCCTCGGGGGCCGTGTGGCGATCACCCAACCGCGGGTTGGACATCGCGCCGGACACGACGCCGTGTTGCTGGCGGCCGCGGTGCCGGCCTCGCCGGGAGACCGTATTCTCGACCTCGGCGCGGGCGTGGGGGCCGCCGCCTTCTGCCTGGCGGCGCGCGTGCCGCAGTGTTTCCTCACCCTGGTGGAGATCGACCCGGCCCTCGCCGAACTCGCCGAGCGCAACGCCGCCGCCAACGGCTTCGGCAACCGCACCCGGGTCATCGTCATGGACGCGCTCGCCCGCGGCGCTCCGCGCGAGAAGGCCGGGCTGCTGGTCGGCGAGATCGACCGGGTCATCACCAATCCGCCCTTCCACGACCTGCCGCGCCATCGCCCCTCGCCGGGGGTCGGCAAGCGCCTCGCCCATTCCGGCGGCGACGAGCTGCTGGCGGGCTTCCTGCGCACCGCCGTGGCGGTGCTGCGCCCCGGCGGCACGGTGACGCTCATCCACCGCGCCGACCGCCCCGACGCCCTGCTCGCCGCGATGAAGGGCCGTTTCGGCGGCATCACCGTGCGCCCGGTCCACCCCCGGCCCGGCGCGGCGGCGGTGCGGCTCATCCTGACGGGAACGAAGGGCTCGCGGGCGCCGGTCTCCATCCTCCCGGGGCTGGTGCTGCAGGACAGCCTGGGACAGCCGACGCCGGAGGCCGAGGCCATCCTGCGCGAGGGGCGGGGCTTTTAG
- a CDS encoding DUF3828 domain-containing protein codes for MILMNRRLVVAGLVLAAAPALAQPAPRPAQAPAPADPVAALRAFYAKPGRASVNPYLTPRLRRLYTEQQARSRRSGDVMPGLDFGFACGCQDSDDDYHTRNVYRLVSRDERKAKVAVTLKVFASQPETQVITFDMALENGRWLIDDVSGAGDPGWVLSQLLQMRE; via the coding sequence ATGATCCTGATGAACCGCCGTCTCGTCGTCGCCGGCCTCGTCCTCGCCGCCGCACCCGCCCTCGCCCAGCCGGCACCGCGGCCGGCCCAGGCGCCCGCCCCCGCCGACCCGGTCGCGGCGCTGCGCGCCTTCTACGCCAAGCCCGGCCGCGCCTCGGTGAACCCCTATCTGACGCCCCGGCTGCGCCGCCTCTATACCGAACAGCAGGCCCGCAGCCGCCGCTCCGGCGACGTGATGCCCGGCCTCGACTTCGGCTTCGCCTGCGGCTGCCAGGACAGCGACGACGATTATCACACCCGCAACGTCTACCGCCTCGTCAGCCGCGACGAGCGCAAGGCCAAGGTGGCGGTGACGCTCAAGGTCTTCGCCAGCCAACCGGAGACGCAGGTCATCACCTTCGACATGGCGCTGGAGAACGGCCGCTGGCTGATCGACGACGTCTCCGGCGCCGGCGACCCCGGCTGGGTGCTGTCGCAGCTCCTGCAGATGCGTGAGTGA
- a CDS encoding GFA family protein, translating to MLTGGCYCGALRYEVAGEPMFRGECHCRECQTISGGAENYFMAVPVEGFRYVQGEPARYSRPDLENPVTREFCATCGTHLATLSPRRKNAVILKVGGLDDPSVYGGPDVVFYTSEAQPFHLIPEGVPAFEKFPPPR from the coding sequence ATGCTGACGGGCGGATGCTATTGCGGCGCGCTGCGCTACGAGGTGGCGGGCGAGCCGATGTTTCGCGGCGAGTGCCATTGCCGCGAGTGCCAGACAATCTCCGGCGGGGCCGAGAACTATTTCATGGCGGTGCCGGTCGAGGGCTTTCGCTATGTGCAGGGCGAGCCGGCGCGCTACAGCCGCCCCGATCTCGAGAACCCGGTGACGCGCGAGTTCTGCGCGACCTGCGGGACCCACCTCGCCACACTGTCCCCGCGGCGCAAGAACGCGGTGATCCTCAAGGTCGGCGGGCTGGACGATCCCTCCGTCTATGGCGGGCCTGACGTGGTGTTCTACACGTCCGAGGCGCAACCGTTCCACCTCATCCCCGAGGGCGTGCCGGCCTTCGAGAAGTTCCCGCCGCCGCGGTGA
- a CDS encoding endonuclease domain-containing protein: MRDTDQLRRFRLEQARLLRTTQTPAERRLWRELHRIPIAGTHFRRQVSIGPYVADFACLASRLVVELDGDHHGHPGQRRHDAVRTAFLEGQGFRVLRFWNHQVMREMTSVLDTVHRAVFLGRDPEAPVTHRRRRLQPTPGRPAARPSPSRDG, translated from the coding sequence GTGCGCGACACGGATCAACTCAGGCGCTTTCGGTTGGAGCAGGCCCGCCTCCTGCGGACAACCCAGACGCCGGCGGAACGCCGGCTGTGGCGGGAACTGCACCGCATCCCCATCGCCGGCACCCATTTCCGCCGTCAGGTATCGATCGGGCCCTATGTCGCGGATTTCGCCTGTCTCGCGAGCCGTCTGGTCGTCGAGCTTGACGGAGATCACCACGGGCATCCGGGCCAGCGGCGGCACGACGCCGTCCGCACCGCCTTTCTGGAAGGTCAGGGCTTCCGCGTTCTGCGCTTCTGGAACCACCAGGTGATGCGGGAAATGACGTCAGTACTGGACACGGTGCACCGAGCCGTGTTCTTGGGGCGCGATCCGGAGGCGCCCGTCACCCATCGGCGGCGGCGACTCCAGCCCACCCCAGGCCGTCCTGCGGCCCGCCCCTCTCCTTCGCGGGACGGGTGA
- the queC gene encoding 7-cyano-7-deazaguanine synthase QueC, with protein MADDGALVLFSGGQDSATCLAWALDRFAHVETLGFDYGQRHQVELACRAGIRDGLGRVNSGWAARLGPDHTLGLAALGEVSDTALTREVAIEMTDQDLPNTFVPGRNLVFLTFAAALAYRRGLKHIVAGMCETDYSGYPDCRDDTIKALQVALNLGMEKRFVLHTPLMFIDKADTWRMAERLGGEALVELIRTDSHSCYLGVRTELHAWGHGCGTCPACHLRAAGWRRYRE; from the coding sequence ATGGCTGACGACGGCGCCCTCGTGCTCTTCTCCGGGGGCCAGGACTCCGCCACCTGCCTGGCCTGGGCGCTCGACCGCTTCGCCCATGTCGAGACGCTGGGCTTCGACTACGGCCAGCGCCATCAGGTCGAACTCGCCTGCCGTGCCGGCATTCGCGACGGGCTCGGCCGGGTGAATTCTGGCTGGGCGGCCCGCCTCGGCCCCGATCACACGCTGGGGCTCGCCGCCCTCGGCGAGGTCTCCGACACGGCGCTGACCCGCGAGGTCGCCATCGAGATGACCGACCAGGACCTGCCCAACACCTTCGTGCCGGGCCGCAACCTCGTGTTCCTCACCTTCGCCGCGGCCCTCGCCTATCGCCGCGGCCTCAAGCACATCGTCGCCGGCATGTGCGAGACCGACTATTCCGGCTATCCCGACTGCCGCGACGACACCATCAAGGCGCTGCAGGTGGCGCTGAACCTCGGCATGGAAAAGCGCTTCGTGCTGCACACGCCGCTGATGTTCATCGACAAGGCCGACACCTGGCGGATGGCGGAACGCCTCGGCGGCGAAGCGCTGGTCGAGCTGATCCGCACCGACTCGCATTCCTGCTACCTCGGCGTCCGGACGGAACTTCACGCGTGGGGCCACGGCTGCGGCACCTGCCCGGCCTGCCACCTGCGGGC
- the glyS gene encoding glycine--tRNA ligase subunit beta, whose protein sequence is MPDLLLELLSEEIPARMQADAAAHLKKAVTDALVARGCLYEGARVIVTPRRLALSVHGLPVASPDVKEERKGPRVGAPDAAIQGFLKAAGLASIDQATIQSDPKKGDSYIAVIEKPGRPVPEVIAEIVPEIVRAFPWPKSMRWGAASVSSSSLRWVRPLQSILCTFGPETEDPEVIRFSIDGIASGETTRGHRFMAPGDIRVRRMDDYLTSLEKAFVVADPEERKRRILADARNLCFAQGLELVEDEDLLNEVAGLVEWPVVLMGAFEESFLAIPDEVIRATIRANQKCFVVRDPKTGRLANRFVLTANLEASDGGKAIVAGNERVIRARLSDALYFWETDQKPLPDFEDRGKPLDQRMAKLRALNVVFHEKLGTQGERVDRIMTLARDIAPLVDADPKDAERAAELAKADLMTEVVGEFPEVQGLMGRKYALLQGEHESVAAAIEDHYKPQGPSDRVPTDKVAVAVALADKLDTLVGFWAIDEKPTGSKDPFALRRAALGVIRLVLENSFRLKLAEVTSKMSEHWAPILQVHEVSEGPVDDPKLLARGGSGIWKKTISRPSFDYQQLPFDLLSFFHDRLKVLLRDQGQRHDLVDAVLASGEGNDDLLLVVRRVEALAALLGTEDGKNLLAGTKRAINILRIEEKKDGRAYDGAPDAALVHEKGEPEERALFGLLQSASAHARDHVAREDYAGAMKALAELRPAVDAFFDKVTVNAEDPALRENRLKILAELRAATATVADFSKIEG, encoded by the coding sequence ATGCCCGACCTTCTCCTCGAACTCCTCTCCGAAGAGATCCCCGCCCGCATGCAGGCGGATGCCGCCGCGCATCTGAAGAAGGCCGTCACCGACGCGCTGGTGGCGCGCGGCTGCCTCTACGAGGGCGCCCGTGTCATCGTCACGCCGCGGAGGCTCGCCCTCTCGGTCCACGGCCTGCCCGTCGCCTCGCCCGATGTGAAGGAAGAGCGCAAGGGCCCCCGCGTCGGCGCGCCCGACGCCGCCATCCAGGGTTTCCTCAAGGCTGCCGGCCTCGCCTCCATCGACCAGGCGACCATCCAGTCCGATCCGAAGAAAGGCGACAGCTACATCGCCGTCATCGAGAAGCCCGGCCGCCCGGTGCCCGAGGTGATCGCGGAGATCGTGCCGGAGATCGTCCGCGCCTTCCCCTGGCCGAAATCCATGCGCTGGGGCGCCGCCTCGGTCTCGTCCTCGTCGCTGCGCTGGGTGCGACCGCTGCAGTCCATCCTCTGCACCTTCGGCCCCGAGACCGAGGACCCCGAGGTCATCCGCTTTTCCATCGACGGCATCGCATCCGGCGAGACGACGCGCGGCCACCGCTTCATGGCGCCCGGCGACATCCGCGTTCGGCGCATGGACGACTATCTGACGAGCCTGGAGAAGGCCTTCGTCGTCGCCGACCCGGAGGAGCGCAAGCGCCGCATCCTCGCCGACGCCCGGAACCTCTGCTTCGCCCAGGGGCTGGAGCTCGTCGAGGACGAGGACCTGCTCAACGAGGTCGCCGGCCTCGTCGAATGGCCGGTGGTGCTCATGGGGGCCTTCGAGGAGAGCTTCCTCGCCATCCCCGACGAGGTCATCCGCGCGACGATCCGGGCGAACCAGAAATGCTTCGTGGTGCGGGACCCGAAGACCGGCCGCCTCGCCAACCGCTTCGTGCTCACCGCCAATCTCGAGGCCAGCGACGGCGGCAAGGCCATCGTCGCCGGCAACGAGCGCGTCATCCGCGCCCGCCTCTCCGACGCACTCTATTTCTGGGAGACCGACCAGAAGCCGCTTCCCGACTTCGAGGACAGGGGCAAGCCGCTGGACCAGCGCATGGCGAAGCTGCGCGCCCTCAACGTCGTGTTCCACGAGAAGCTGGGGACGCAGGGCGAGCGCGTCGACCGCATCATGACGCTGGCCCGCGACATCGCGCCGCTGGTCGACGCCGATCCGAAGGATGCCGAGCGCGCGGCCGAGCTCGCCAAGGCCGACCTCATGACCGAGGTCGTCGGCGAATTCCCGGAGGTTCAGGGCCTGATGGGGCGGAAATACGCCCTGCTCCAGGGCGAGCACGAGAGCGTCGCCGCCGCCATCGAGGACCACTACAAGCCGCAGGGGCCGAGCGACCGCGTCCCGACCGACAAGGTGGCCGTCGCCGTGGCGCTGGCCGACAAGCTGGACACGCTGGTTGGCTTCTGGGCCATCGACGAGAAGCCGACGGGGTCGAAGGACCCGTTCGCGCTGCGCCGGGCGGCGCTGGGCGTGATCAGGTTGGTGCTGGAGAACTCATTCCGACTTAAACTCGCAGAAGTGACAAGCAAGATGTCGGAGCACTGGGCACCGATTCTTCAGGTACATGAAGTATCAGAAGGTCCTGTTGATGACCCGAAGCTTTTGGCGCGCGGGGGCAGCGGCATCTGGAAGAAAACAATTTCTAGGCCCTCATTCGATTATCAACAACTCCCATTTGACCTCCTCTCCTTCTTCCACGACCGCCTCAAGGTCCTGCTCCGCGACCAGGGCCAGCGCCATGACCTCGTCGATGCGGTGCTCGCCTCCGGCGAGGGCAATGACGACCTGCTGCTCGTCGTCCGCCGCGTCGAGGCGCTCGCCGCCCTCCTCGGCACCGAGGACGGGAAAAACCTCCTCGCCGGCACCAAGCGCGCCATCAACATCCTGCGCATCGAGGAGAAGAAGGACGGCCGCGCCTATGACGGCGCGCCGGACGCCGCCCTCGTCCACGAGAAGGGCGAGCCGGAGGAGCGGGCGCTGTTCGGCCTGCTCCAGTCGGCGAGCGCCCATGCCCGAGACCACGTGGCGCGCGAGGACTATGCCGGGGCGATGAAGGCCCTCGCGGAGCTGCGGCCCGCGGTCGACGCCTTCTTCGACAAGGTGACGGTGAACGCCGAGGATCCCGCCTTGCGCGAGAACCGGCTGAAGATCCTGGCGGAACTCCGCGCCGCCACGGCCACGGTGGCGGATTTCTCGAAGATCGAGGGTTGA
- a CDS encoding electron transfer flavoprotein-ubiquinone oxidoreductase, producing MAEPMDLPEREGMDYDVVIVGAGPAGLSAAIRLKQLDENLTVVVVEKGSEVGAHILSGAVIDPTGLDALLPDWREDPDRPLKQQVTDDRFYFLGPAGGLRLPNFGMPKLMNNHGNFIGSLGNVTKWLAARAEALGVEIYPGFAAAEVLFDEKGAVTGIATGDMGIARDGEVTDRFTRGMELRGKYTLFAEGARGHLTKQLIKRFKLDEGREPGKYGIGLKEIWQVKPENHKPGLVQHSFGWPLDMKTGGGSFLYHAEDNLVYVGFVVHLNYENPTLSPFDEFQRFKHHPMVRPVLEGGKRLSYGARAITEGGWQSVPKLAFPGGALIGCAAGLVNVPRIKGSHNAVHSGMLAAEHLVQALTAGRAHDELASYEASWRSSAVGKDLWTVRNVKPLWSKFGTIGGVILGGIDMWINSILGVSPFGTLKHGKADFETLKPIDQVKPIVYPKPDGVISFDKLSSVFISNTNHEEDQPVHLQLKDPSVPIRENLPKYGEPARLYCPAGVYEVVYADPAARTDPKFVINAQNCVHCKTCDIKDPAQNINWVTPEGGGGPNYPGM from the coding sequence ATGGCCGAACCGATGGACCTGCCCGAGCGCGAGGGCATGGACTACGACGTCGTCATCGTCGGCGCCGGCCCGGCCGGCCTTTCCGCGGCCATCCGCCTGAAGCAGCTCGACGAGAACCTGACCGTCGTGGTGGTGGAAAAAGGCTCCGAGGTCGGCGCCCATATCCTCTCGGGCGCGGTGATCGACCCCACGGGCCTCGACGCCCTGCTGCCCGACTGGCGCGAGGATCCCGACCGCCCGCTCAAGCAGCAGGTCACCGACGACCGCTTCTATTTCCTCGGGCCCGCGGGCGGCCTGCGCCTGCCCAACTTCGGCATGCCGAAGCTGATGAACAACCACGGCAACTTCATCGGCTCACTCGGCAACGTGACGAAGTGGCTGGCGGCGCGCGCCGAGGCGCTCGGCGTCGAGATCTATCCGGGCTTCGCCGCGGCGGAAGTTCTGTTCGACGAGAAGGGCGCCGTGACCGGCATCGCCACCGGCGACATGGGCATCGCCCGCGACGGCGAGGTCACCGACCGCTTCACCCGCGGCATGGAGCTACGCGGCAAATACACGCTCTTCGCCGAAGGCGCCCGCGGCCATCTCACCAAACAGCTCATCAAGCGCTTCAAGCTTGATGAGGGCCGCGAGCCCGGCAAATACGGCATCGGCCTGAAGGAGATCTGGCAGGTCAAGCCGGAGAACCACAAGCCCGGCCTCGTGCAGCACTCCTTCGGCTGGCCGCTGGACATGAAGACCGGCGGCGGCTCCTTCCTCTACCACGCCGAGGACAACCTGGTTTACGTCGGCTTCGTCGTTCACCTGAACTATGAGAACCCGACCCTCTCGCCCTTCGACGAGTTCCAGCGTTTCAAGCATCACCCCATGGTCCGCCCCGTGCTGGAGGGCGGCAAGCGCCTCTCCTACGGCGCCCGCGCCATCACCGAGGGCGGCTGGCAGTCGGTCCCGAAACTCGCCTTCCCCGGCGGCGCCCTGATCGGCTGCGCGGCGGGCCTCGTCAACGTGCCCCGCATCAAGGGCTCCCACAACGCGGTCCACTCCGGCATGCTCGCGGCCGAGCACCTGGTCCAGGCGCTGACCGCCGGCCGCGCCCATGACGAGCTCGCCTCCTACGAGGCGAGCTGGCGCTCCAGCGCGGTGGGCAAGGACCTCTGGACGGTCCGCAACGTCAAGCCGCTCTGGTCCAAGTTCGGCACCATCGGCGGCGTCATCCTCGGCGGCATCGACATGTGGATCAATTCGATCCTCGGCGTCTCGCCCTTCGGCACGCTGAAGCACGGCAAGGCGGACTTCGAGACCCTGAAGCCCATCGATCAGGTGAAGCCGATCGTCTATCCCAAGCCCGACGGCGTCATCTCCTTCGACAAGCTGTCGAGCGTCTTCATCTCGAACACCAATCACGAGGAGGACCAGCCGGTCCACCTGCAGTTGAAGGACCCCTCTGTCCCGATCCGCGAGAACCTGCCGAAATATGGCGAGCCGGCCCGGCTCTACTGTCCGGCCGGCGTCTACGAGGTCGTCTATGCCGACCCCGCCGCGAGAACCGACCCGAAGTTCGTCATCAACGCGCAGAACTGCGTCCACTGCAAAACCTGCGACATCAAGGACCCCGCCCAGAACATCAACTGGGTGACGCCCGAGGGCGGCGGCGGGCCGAACTATCCGGGGATGTGA
- a CDS encoding polyprenyl synthetase family protein codes for MAVVVPFEKDRASIEALVGATRADMDRVNAMILSRTGSEVTMIPEVANHLISSGGKRLRPMLTLATAALAGYQGEGHVKLAAAVEFMHTATLLHDDVVDESDMRRGRPAARMVWGNEASVLVGDFLLGQAFKMMVEVGSLRALDILSTAAAVIAEGEVMQLAAAKNTATTEDEYLAVIRGKTAELFAAACEVGPVIAGKPKAEQAAARAYGMNLGIAFQLVDDALDYGGKSQKLGKNTGDDFREGKITLPVVLAFRRGSEQERAFWKKVLVDGAIEEGDLETATGFMARHGTLADTIERARHYGDMAKDALALFPDSPMKDALVQAVDFCISRAH; via the coding sequence GTGGCAGTCGTTGTCCCCTTCGAAAAGGACAGGGCCTCCATCGAGGCATTGGTGGGCGCCACGCGGGCGGACATGGACCGGGTCAATGCCATGATCCTGTCGCGCACGGGGTCCGAAGTCACCATGATCCCGGAGGTGGCGAACCACCTCATCTCCTCCGGCGGCAAGCGGCTGCGGCCCATGCTCACCCTCGCCACCGCGGCGCTCGCCGGCTACCAGGGCGAGGGCCATGTGAAACTCGCCGCGGCCGTCGAGTTCATGCATACCGCGACCCTCCTCCACGACGACGTGGTGGATGAGAGCGACATGCGGCGCGGCCGTCCGGCGGCGCGCATGGTCTGGGGCAACGAGGCCTCGGTGCTGGTCGGCGACTTCCTGCTCGGCCAGGCCTTCAAGATGATGGTCGAGGTCGGCTCCCTGCGCGCCCTCGACATCCTCTCCACCGCCGCCGCCGTCATCGCCGAGGGTGAGGTGATGCAGCTCGCCGCCGCCAAGAACACCGCCACCACCGAGGACGAATATCTCGCCGTCATCCGCGGCAAGACGGCCGAGCTCTTCGCCGCCGCCTGCGAGGTCGGCCCCGTCATCGCCGGCAAGCCCAAGGCCGAGCAGGCCGCCGCCCGCGCCTACGGCATGAATCTCGGCATCGCCTTCCAGCTCGTCGACGACGCCCTCGACTATGGCGGCAAGTCGCAGAAGCTCGGCAAGAACACCGGCGACGACTTCCGCGAGGGCAAGATCACCCTGCCCGTGGTGCTCGCCTTCCGCCGCGGCTCGGAACAGGAGCGTGCCTTCTGGAAGAAGGTGCTGGTGGACGGCGCCATCGAGGAGGGAGACCTCGAAACCGCCACCGGTTTCATGGCGCGCCACGGGACCCTCGCCGACACGATCGAACGCGCCCGCCACTACGGCGACATGGCCAAGGACGCCCTCGCCCTCTTCCCCGACAGCCCGATGAAGGACGCCCTCGTCCAGGCGGTCGATTTCTGCATCTCCCGCGCCCATTGA
- a CDS encoding glycine--tRNA ligase subunit alpha, whose protein sequence is MSRSDLPPHMRPDRSFQGLILALQAFWAEQGCVILQPYDMEVGAGTSHPGTMLRSLGPKPWNAAYVQPSRRPKDGRYGENPNRLQHYYQFQVILKPNPPNLQELYLGSLEAIGLDPKLHDIRFVEDDWENPTLGAWGLGWECWCDGMEVSQFTYFQQVAGIECAPVSGELTYGLERLACYLQNVESIMELNFNGREGPEKVTYREVFLQAEQEYSRYNFEHADTAALFRRFAEAEAECRSLLGKGESGERHLMVQPAYDQCLKAGHAFNLLDARGVISVTERQSYILRVRELAKACGAAWLKTEAGGAA, encoded by the coding sequence ATGTCTCGATCCGATCTGCCGCCGCACATGCGGCCCGACCGCTCGTTCCAGGGCCTGATCCTGGCGCTCCAGGCCTTCTGGGCGGAGCAGGGCTGCGTCATCCTCCAGCCCTACGACATGGAGGTCGGTGCCGGCACCTCCCATCCCGGCACCATGCTGCGCTCCCTCGGGCCGAAGCCGTGGAACGCCGCCTATGTGCAGCCCTCCCGCCGGCCCAAGGACGGCCGCTACGGCGAGAACCCGAACCGGCTGCAGCACTACTACCAGTTCCAGGTGATCCTGAAGCCGAACCCGCCGAACCTGCAGGAGCTCTATCTCGGCTCGCTGGAGGCGATCGGCCTCGACCCGAAGCTGCACGACATCCGCTTCGTCGAGGACGACTGGGAGAACCCGACGCTCGGCGCCTGGGGCCTCGGCTGGGAGTGCTGGTGCGACGGCATGGAGGTGAGCCAGTTCACCTACTTCCAGCAGGTGGCCGGCATCGAATGCGCCCCCGTCTCGGGCGAACTGACCTACGGCCTCGAGCGCCTCGCCTGCTACCTGCAGAACGTCGAGAGCATCATGGAGCTGAACTTCAACGGCCGCGAAGGGCCTGAGAAGGTCACCTACCGCGAGGTATTCCTGCAGGCCGAGCAGGAATATTCACGCTACAATTTCGAACATGCCGACACCGCCGCCCTGTTCCGCCGTTTCGCCGAGGCGGAAGCCGAATGCCGCTCGCTCCTCGGCAAGGGCGAGAGCGGCGAGCGCCACCTGATGGTCCAGCCGGCCTATGACCAGTGCCTCAAGGCCGGCCACGCCTTCAACCTGCTCGACGCCCGCGGCGTCATCTCGGTGACCGAGCGGCAGAGCTACATTTTGAGGGTGCGCGAACTGGCGAAGGCCTGCGGCGCCGCCTGGCTGAAGACCGAAGCGGGTGGAGCCGCCTGA
- a CDS encoding DUF2007 domain-containing protein has product MEEIIRTADPVLVSAVEALLEGEGISVFVADRHVSAIEARITAFPLRILVPEADVARARAAIVAAGWGDTLRQGAP; this is encoded by the coding sequence TTGGAAGAGATCATCCGCACCGCCGACCCCGTTCTCGTCAGCGCCGTCGAAGCGCTCCTGGAGGGCGAGGGAATCTCCGTCTTCGTCGCCGATCGCCACGTCTCAGCCATCGAGGCGCGAATCACCGCGTTTCCGCTGCGTATTTTGGTACCGGAAGCAGACGTCGCGCGGGCTCGCGCTGCCATCGTTGCGGCAGGATGGGGCGATACCTTGCGACAAGGGGCGCCGTGA